The following coding sequences are from one Lipingzhangella halophila window:
- a CDS encoding response regulator has translation MSEPIRVLVVDDEALLRGSFRVLIESAPDLTVVGEAGDGESAVRTAREASVDVVLMDVRMPGVGGIEATRRICAAPESGSRVLILTTFDLDSYVYAALRAGASGFLLKDTPPADLLSAIRVVADGEALLSPRVTRRLIAEFARMPEPASPPLANGLKAITDREREVLTLVARGRSNTEIAEHLHLSMATVKTHVGRLLDKLAARDRAQLVIAAYESRLVSPR, from the coding sequence GTGAGCGAACCCATCCGCGTGCTTGTGGTCGACGACGAGGCACTGCTGCGCGGCAGCTTCCGGGTGCTGATCGAGAGCGCGCCCGACCTCACCGTTGTCGGTGAGGCGGGCGACGGGGAGTCCGCGGTGCGCACGGCACGGGAGGCCTCCGTTGACGTGGTGCTGATGGACGTCCGCATGCCCGGCGTCGGCGGGATCGAGGCCACCCGCCGGATCTGCGCCGCGCCGGAGTCCGGAAGCCGGGTGCTCATCCTCACCACCTTCGACCTCGACTCCTACGTCTACGCGGCATTGCGCGCGGGCGCCAGTGGCTTCCTGCTGAAGGACACCCCACCGGCCGACCTGCTCTCCGCCATCCGCGTGGTGGCCGACGGGGAAGCGCTCCTCTCCCCCAGGGTGACCCGGCGTCTCATCGCGGAGTTCGCCCGGATGCCCGAGCCGGCGAGCCCGCCTCTGGCGAATGGGCTGAAAGCGATCACCGATCGGGAGCGTGAGGTGCTCACGCTGGTGGCCCGCGGGCGGTCGAACACCGAGATCGCCGAGCACCTGCACCTCAGTATGGCCACGGTGAAGACGCACGTGGGACGGCTGCTGGACAAGCTGGCGGCGCGGGACCGCGCCCAACTGGTCATCGCCGCCTACGAGAGCAGACTGGTCTCGCCCCGGTGA
- a CDS encoding sensor histidine kinase, with product MDIAETADPRPSIFRRLGRRELLALDGLTALGYLLVLAAVRAPPDAQMGAVLLAAAVTGASIAVRRLWPVPAFGLALTGTLLATAWGMGRWELAAVVLTLYQVAVVLPRRRWEPTLTIGTLSVGGLVLVSVTGTPVCCGSLASTALVAVPVLGGTWMLGRVIRERRAAAARSATQLADWAVAEERLRIARELHDSVAHSMSLIAVKAGIANHVAHERPEEARDALRVIESTSRDTLAEMRRMLGVLRSDEQEPRADLEGLVEHAAMAGVRVDMVVHGIGEVPDGVASAVHRIVREAVTNVVKHAAPARCRVRVAAGGGTVRVEVRDDGPGARVLPDTGNGTGHGLLGMRERAAMHGGVLTAEALPEGGFRVAARIPYEPASREAT from the coding sequence GTGGACATCGCGGAGACTGCGGACCCCCGCCCCTCGATCTTCCGGCGTCTGGGCCGGCGCGAGCTGCTTGCCCTCGACGGTCTGACGGCGCTCGGTTACCTCCTGGTGCTCGCCGCGGTAAGGGCTCCCCCGGACGCCCAGATGGGGGCGGTGTTGCTGGCCGCGGCCGTCACCGGCGCCTCGATCGCCGTGCGCCGGCTGTGGCCGGTGCCCGCCTTCGGGTTGGCCCTCACGGGGACGCTCCTCGCGACCGCCTGGGGCATGGGGCGGTGGGAGCTCGCCGCTGTGGTCCTCACGCTCTACCAGGTGGCGGTGGTCCTGCCCCGAAGGCGATGGGAGCCCACGCTCACCATCGGGACGCTCAGTGTGGGCGGTCTCGTCCTGGTCAGCGTCACCGGAACACCGGTATGCTGCGGCAGCCTTGCCAGCACGGCGCTGGTCGCGGTACCGGTCCTGGGCGGGACGTGGATGCTGGGACGCGTGATCCGGGAACGCCGGGCCGCCGCGGCGCGTTCGGCGACCCAGCTCGCCGACTGGGCAGTCGCCGAGGAACGGCTGCGGATCGCCCGCGAGCTGCACGACTCCGTGGCGCACAGCATGAGCCTGATCGCGGTGAAAGCGGGTATCGCCAACCACGTTGCCCACGAACGCCCGGAGGAGGCGCGGGACGCATTGCGCGTCATCGAGAGCACCAGCCGCGACACACTCGCCGAGATGCGCCGGATGCTGGGGGTGCTGCGTTCGGACGAGCAGGAGCCGCGAGCCGATCTGGAAGGGCTCGTGGAGCACGCGGCGATGGCGGGCGTTCGGGTCGACATGGTCGTGCACGGGATCGGGGAAGTGCCCGACGGGGTAGCGTCAGCGGTCCACCGGATCGTGCGGGAAGCGGTGACGAACGTGGTCAAACACGCCGCACCAGCGCGGTGCCGGGTGCGGGTCGCCGCCGGCGGCGGTACGGTGCGCGTCGAGGTGCGCGACGACGGCCCCGGCGCCCGGGTCCTTCCGGACACCGGCAACGGCACCGGTCACGGGCTGCTCGGGATGCGGGAGCGGGCCGCCATGCACGGCGGGGTGCTCACCGCCGAGGCTCTGCCCGAGGGCGGGTTCCGGGTTGCCGCCCGGATCCCCTACGAGCCCGCCTCGCGGGAGGCCACGTGA
- a CDS encoding ABC transporter ATP-binding protein gives MIEVHELTKRYGRTVAVDGLTFNVNPGRVTGFLGPNGAGKSTTMRVLLGLDRPTSGTALIDGHRYAELRRPLLHVGALLDAGAVDGGRSALNHLRWLARTNGIGARRVASVLEQVGLAGVARSRVGGFSLGMRQRLGVAAALLGDPAVLLFDEPVNGLDPDGVRWIRELMRSLAAEGRTILLSSHMMSEMALTADHLVIIGRGRLIADTTVQDLAARFQQGVTVRSPHADELATALTGAGATVTREADGGLTVTGKDASEIGDLAARNGLPIHEAVPRGASLEDAYMELTSESVDYAARTGVQGAAQ, from the coding sequence ATGATCGAAGTACACGAACTGACCAAGCGCTACGGGCGTACCGTCGCGGTCGACGGACTGACCTTCAACGTCAACCCCGGGCGGGTGACCGGGTTCCTCGGACCCAACGGGGCGGGCAAGTCGACCACGATGCGGGTGCTGCTCGGGCTGGACCGCCCCACCTCGGGTACGGCGCTGATCGACGGGCACCGCTACGCCGAACTGCGCCGCCCGCTGTTGCACGTGGGCGCCCTGCTGGACGCCGGCGCGGTGGACGGCGGGCGCAGTGCGCTGAACCACCTGCGGTGGCTGGCGCGCACGAACGGCATAGGCGCCCGCCGGGTGGCGAGTGTCCTGGAACAGGTCGGGCTCGCCGGGGTGGCCCGCTCCCGGGTGGGCGGCTTCTCGCTGGGAATGCGCCAGCGGTTGGGGGTCGCCGCGGCGCTACTCGGCGACCCCGCCGTTCTCCTCTTCGACGAGCCGGTGAACGGGCTGGACCCCGACGGTGTCCGGTGGATCCGGGAACTGATGCGCTCCCTTGCCGCCGAGGGGCGGACCATCCTGCTGTCCAGCCACATGATGAGCGAGATGGCCCTGACCGCCGACCACCTCGTGATCATCGGACGCGGCCGGCTCATCGCCGACACCACGGTGCAGGACCTCGCCGCCCGGTTCCAGCAGGGGGTAACGGTGCGCTCGCCACATGCTGACGAGCTGGCCACGGCGCTCACCGGTGCCGGTGCCACGGTGACCCGGGAGGCCGACGGAGGCCTAACGGTGACCGGCAAGGACGCCAGCGAGATCGGTGACCTGGCCGCCCGGAACGGGCTCCCGATCCACGAGGCGGTCCCGCGCGGCGCATCCCTGGAAGACGCGTACATGGAGCTGACCTCCGAGAGCGTGGACTATGCGGCGCGTACCGGGGTGCAGGGAGCGGCGCAGTGA
- a CDS encoding ABC transporter permease yields MTATLAAEWLKLRSVRSTWVIIAVVGGVVLVTTLAAWNGVTSWESATTAEGRIRWETARPVERITFPFTQLCLGTLGVLAVTAEYSTGMIRSTFVAVPRRGTVLAAKAGAVGGATFAAGVAAVTAMHLTARWIIGDRPFEPYADPVAESVGPLLAMGLSAAVVALVGVGLGFILRSTAGALVTVAALVFVVPTIAGFLPDPWNERIGAVQLPQLSAQVAGASDPVLSPPVALIVLAGYAATALGTAAAAISRSDP; encoded by the coding sequence GTGACCGCGACGCTGGCGGCAGAGTGGCTCAAGCTTCGCTCGGTCCGATCGACCTGGGTGATCATCGCCGTGGTCGGCGGGGTCGTGCTCGTCACCACCCTGGCCGCGTGGAACGGGGTGACCTCCTGGGAGAGCGCGACAACCGCCGAGGGCCGGATCCGGTGGGAGACAGCGCGGCCAGTGGAACGGATAACGTTCCCGTTCACCCAGCTCTGCCTGGGGACGCTGGGGGTGCTGGCGGTCACCGCCGAGTACAGCACGGGGATGATCCGCTCCACCTTCGTCGCCGTGCCCCGGCGCGGCACGGTCCTGGCCGCCAAAGCCGGCGCCGTGGGGGGTGCCACGTTCGCCGCGGGAGTGGCGGCGGTGACGGCCATGCACCTCACCGCGAGGTGGATTATCGGCGACCGGCCCTTTGAGCCCTACGCGGACCCGGTGGCGGAGTCGGTCGGGCCGCTGCTCGCCATGGGGCTGTCGGCCGCGGTGGTCGCCCTCGTGGGGGTAGGGCTGGGGTTCATCCTGCGCTCCACCGCGGGGGCGCTCGTCACGGTCGCGGCGCTGGTCTTCGTGGTCCCCACCATCGCGGGTTTCCTCCCCGATCCGTGGAACGAGCGGATCGGCGCCGTGCAACTGCCCCAGCTTTCCGCCCAGGTCGCGGGGGCGTCCGACCCCGTGCTGTCCCCGCCGGTGGCGCTGATCGTGCTCGCCGGCTACGCCGCCACCGCGCTCGGCACCGCCGCCGCAGCCATCAGCCGGAGCGACCCGTGA
- a CDS encoding ABC transporter permease yields the protein MTPAPQQEHRPVRDALAAEWRKTYSARATWFVAGAVVLTMLAVTSLTVTVVVMWEGLPPERRSDVVMSPPDQVVLMPLQLCLGVLGLLTFTAEHRTGMIRSTFVAVPRRGTVLAAKTAVTGVVALLLGYVGVLVTVGASWWVAGDRSFFLNNDPLAEQLPLLLASGLSVLMVAIVCVGLGAIVRSTAAAVVLLVLFLYVLPMSTTYLPAPWDDRVASVMLPNLHHQVGTDDFAMVYFDGVLAPPAALALMAAYAAIALGAAAVVVRRRDT from the coding sequence ATGACACCCGCCCCGCAACAGGAACACCGGCCGGTGCGCGACGCGCTCGCCGCGGAATGGCGGAAGACCTATTCGGCCCGCGCGACCTGGTTCGTCGCGGGCGCTGTCGTGTTGACGATGCTCGCTGTCACCTCCCTGACAGTGACAGTGGTGGTGATGTGGGAAGGGCTGCCGCCGGAACGGCGCTCCGACGTCGTAATGAGCCCACCCGATCAGGTCGTGCTCATGCCGCTGCAGCTCTGCCTGGGGGTGCTGGGGCTGTTGACGTTCACCGCCGAGCACCGCACGGGGATGATCCGCTCCACCTTCGTCGCCGTGCCCCGGCGTGGCACGGTCCTGGCCGCCAAGACCGCCGTCACCGGTGTGGTCGCGCTGCTCCTCGGCTACGTGGGGGTTCTGGTGACGGTCGGGGCGAGCTGGTGGGTCGCGGGGGACCGGTCTTTCTTCCTGAACAACGACCCGCTGGCCGAGCAGCTCCCGCTGCTACTGGCCTCGGGACTGTCGGTCCTGATGGTCGCCATCGTCTGCGTTGGGCTGGGCGCCATCGTGCGCTCCACCGCCGCAGCGGTCGTGCTGCTGGTGCTGTTCCTCTACGTGCTGCCGATGAGCACCACCTACCTCCCCGCGCCGTGGGACGACCGGGTGGCGTCGGTAATGCTGCCGAACCTGCACCACCAGGTCGGCACGGATGACTTCGCCATGGTGTACTTCGACGGCGTCCTGGCCCCGCCGGCGGCGCTCGCCCTGATGGCGGCCTACGCGGCCATCGCACTTGGCGCCGCCGCGGTCGTGGTACGCCGCCGGGACACCTGA
- a CDS encoding GntR family transcriptional regulator has product MAAETPRSGSGRRSGSALGDKQQLSEKVASYVREAIMVGELSAGSHIRTEHLAEELGVSATPVREALMILHSEGSVRWEPRRGYRVVPMTARDVEDLFEVQAFIAGELAARAAELLSDAEIERITKLQEELEVAAHEGDARHVDELNHEIHRTINRASDSHRMTTLLNLTVQYVPLNFFGTIRGWAEASAHDHSAIFDALRNRDAAAARTAMVDHIRHIGRLLIDHLRTRGDVLQS; this is encoded by the coding sequence GTGGCGGCGGAGACACCCCGGAGCGGATCCGGGCGGAGGTCAGGCTCCGCTCTCGGTGATAAGCAGCAGCTGAGCGAGAAGGTGGCATCGTACGTCCGCGAGGCCATCATGGTCGGCGAGCTGAGCGCGGGCAGCCACATCCGCACCGAGCACCTGGCCGAGGAGCTGGGAGTCAGCGCCACCCCGGTCCGCGAGGCACTCATGATCCTGCACAGCGAGGGGTCGGTGCGCTGGGAGCCGCGCCGTGGTTACCGGGTGGTTCCCATGACCGCCCGCGACGTTGAGGACCTCTTCGAGGTCCAGGCGTTCATCGCCGGCGAGCTGGCCGCGCGGGCGGCCGAACTGTTGAGCGACGCCGAGATCGAGCGCATCACCAAGCTGCAGGAGGAGTTGGAGGTAGCCGCGCACGAAGGCGACGCCCGGCACGTCGACGAGCTCAACCACGAGATCCACCGCACCATCAACCGGGCCTCCGACTCGCACCGTATGACGACCCTGCTCAACCTCACCGTGCAGTACGTGCCGCTGAACTTCTTCGGCACCATCCGGGGATGGGCCGAAGCCTCGGCCCACGACCACTCCGCGATCTTCGACGCCCTACGAAACCGCGACGCCGCCGCGGCCCGCACCGCCATGGTGGACCACATCCGGCACATCGGCCGCCTACTCATCGACCACCTACGCACCCGCGGCGACGTACTGCAGTCCTGA
- a CDS encoding CoA transferase: MAAPLAGVRVIELSSFVASPLGGMTLAQLGADVIRVDHVGGGPDRARWPLAPSGESLYWAELNKGKRSVTADLRSEEGAALVADLVAASGPQGGIVLSNSLAQPALGYTELCSRRADLIHVQLLGRRDGGTAVDYTVNAALGFPAATGPEGHAAPVNHALPAWDMACGLYLAVGLLAAERRRRLTGRGGQVRIALHDVALATAGNLGYLAEAALHGSPRPRIGNHVYGGFGHDFATRDGRRVMVVVLTNRHWRALLDTTGRSDAVAGVERSVGVDFGTDAARYEHRDLLRALLRPWFAARDAAEVERALGATPVLWSFYRDFAEVVADGELHNNPMMGELDQPGIGRCLSPGSPLTLDGHQPPPAPAPRLGEHTAELLRDWLGLSAEHITDLRDRYVAGEQETTE, translated from the coding sequence GTGGCGGCTCCACTGGCCGGGGTGCGCGTCATCGAGCTGTCCAGCTTCGTGGCCTCCCCGCTGGGAGGAATGACGCTGGCGCAGCTCGGAGCCGACGTGATCCGGGTCGACCACGTTGGCGGCGGCCCCGACCGCGCCCGCTGGCCCCTCGCCCCGTCCGGCGAGAGTCTGTACTGGGCGGAGCTGAACAAGGGCAAGCGTTCGGTCACCGCCGACCTGCGCTCCGAAGAGGGCGCCGCGCTCGTCGCCGATCTGGTCGCCGCGAGTGGCCCCCAGGGCGGCATCGTCCTGAGCAACTCCCTGGCCCAGCCCGCGCTGGGCTACACCGAGCTGTGCTCCCGGCGGGCGGACCTCATCCACGTCCAGCTCCTCGGCCGGCGCGACGGCGGGACCGCCGTTGACTACACCGTCAACGCCGCCCTTGGGTTTCCCGCCGCCACCGGCCCGGAGGGGCACGCCGCGCCGGTCAACCACGCGTTGCCCGCGTGGGACATGGCATGCGGGCTCTACCTCGCGGTCGGGCTGCTGGCGGCCGAGCGGCGCCGGCGGTTGACCGGCCGCGGCGGGCAGGTGCGGATCGCGCTGCACGACGTCGCCCTGGCCACCGCCGGCAACCTCGGCTACCTGGCCGAGGCCGCGTTGCACGGGAGTCCCCGGCCGCGCATCGGCAACCACGTCTACGGCGGGTTCGGGCACGACTTCGCCACCCGGGACGGCCGGCGGGTCATGGTGGTGGTGCTGACCAACCGGCACTGGCGGGCGCTACTCGACACGACAGGCCGCTCGGACGCGGTGGCCGGGGTGGAACGGTCCGTGGGCGTGGACTTCGGCACCGACGCCGCCCGGTACGAGCACCGCGACCTCCTCCGCGCCCTGCTGCGGCCCTGGTTCGCCGCCCGCGACGCGGCGGAGGTGGAGCGCGCGCTCGGCGCCACCCCTGTCCTTTGGTCGTTCTACCGGGACTTCGCCGAGGTCGTGGCCGACGGCGAGCTCCACAACAACCCGATGATGGGCGAGCTGGACCAGCCGGGGATCGGGCGCTGCCTGTCACCCGGGTCGCCCCTCACGTTGGACGGGCACCAGCCACCGCCCGCACCGGCCCCTCGCCTGGGTGAGCACACCGCGGAGCTGCTCCGGGACTGGCTCGGGCTGTCCGCGGAGCACATCACCGACCTGCGCGACCGGTACGTCGCGGGAGAACAGGAGACGACCGAATGA
- a CDS encoding MaoC family dehydratase N-terminal domain-containing protein, whose product MSLEKHVAEWAPGEVASEDPIAPGPARALAGVLGERDLRGDGPPVSVLPLLWHWLYFLDWPAHEELGPDGHPLEGHFLPPIPDRRRMFAGGRVRVEEPLEIGRTARRVSTLADAAVKHGRSGETLFVTVRHEIHQGGRPRLVEEQDFAYRSGESGQRRMPAEPKSGPPDRGTEPWWSLTAADPVLLFRFSALTANAHRIHYDAPYARTVEGYPGLVVHGPLLAVLLAGRAEAAGQPATAMRYRLRSPVFAGEPFAVTGGPGDNEVELSVRTAPAEVNATATVVRS is encoded by the coding sequence ATGAGCCTGGAGAAGCACGTAGCCGAGTGGGCTCCGGGGGAGGTCGCCAGCGAGGACCCGATCGCCCCGGGGCCCGCGCGGGCACTGGCGGGTGTCCTGGGGGAGCGCGACCTGCGGGGCGACGGTCCGCCGGTCAGTGTGCTGCCCCTGCTGTGGCACTGGCTGTACTTCCTCGACTGGCCGGCGCACGAGGAGCTCGGGCCGGACGGGCACCCGCTGGAGGGGCACTTCCTGCCGCCCATTCCCGACCGCCGCCGGATGTTCGCCGGCGGGCGCGTCCGGGTCGAGGAGCCCCTGGAGATCGGGCGGACGGCCCGGCGGGTCTCCACCCTGGCCGATGCCGCCGTCAAGCACGGGCGCAGCGGCGAGACCCTGTTCGTCACGGTGCGCCACGAGATCCACCAGGGCGGGCGCCCGCGGCTGGTCGAGGAGCAGGACTTCGCCTACCGGTCGGGAGAGTCCGGCCAGCGGCGCATGCCCGCCGAACCCAAGTCGGGTCCGCCCGACCGCGGCACCGAGCCGTGGTGGTCGCTGACCGCGGCCGATCCCGTGCTGCTGTTCCGGTTCAGCGCGCTCACCGCGAACGCGCACCGCATCCACTACGACGCCCCCTACGCGCGGACCGTGGAGGGCTACCCCGGTCTGGTGGTCCACGGCCCGCTGCTGGCGGTGCTACTGGCCGGGCGGGCGGAGGCGGCGGGCCAGCCGGCTACAGCGATGCGCTACCGGCTGCGCAGCCCCGTGTTCGCGGGGGAGCCGTTCGCCGTCACCGGCGGGCCCGGCGACAACGAGGTGGAGCTGAGCGTGCGCACCGCACCGGCCGAGGTCAACGCCACCGCCACGGTGGTCCGCTCGTGA
- a CDS encoding acyl-CoA dehydrogenase family protein, whose translation MHVISTEEQDIVAAVERFVDAEVRPVARDLEHANAYPEDIIEQMKTMGMFGLAVGEPHAQTKVSTQCYALVTEELSRGWMSLAGAIGSHTVVSKLIGDYGTEEQRNHYLPKLATGELRAAMALTEPGGGSDLQAMRTTARREGESYVINGGKTWITNGRRADVVALLCKTDPDADPGHRGVSVLLVEKVPGFTVSRDLGKLGYKGVESCELTFDDCRVPAGALLGTEEGRGFGQMMHGLEVGRIQVAARAVGVARAAFEDALRYAQERESFGRPIYQHQAVGNHLADMATKLTAARQIVLYAASKFDSGQRSDMEAGMAKLFASEAAMEITTNAMRVHGGYGYSPEFDVERYFRDAPLMIIGEGTNEIQRDIITRQLVARGGL comes from the coding sequence ATGCACGTGATCAGCACCGAAGAGCAGGACATCGTCGCCGCGGTGGAACGCTTCGTCGACGCCGAGGTCCGGCCGGTCGCACGCGACCTCGAACACGCCAACGCCTACCCCGAGGACATCATCGAGCAGATGAAGACGATGGGCATGTTCGGGCTCGCCGTCGGCGAACCCCACGCCCAGACAAAGGTGTCCACCCAGTGCTACGCGCTGGTCACCGAGGAGCTGTCGCGCGGCTGGATGAGCCTTGCCGGCGCCATCGGCTCGCACACCGTGGTTAGCAAGCTCATCGGCGACTACGGAACCGAGGAGCAGCGGAACCACTACCTGCCCAAACTGGCCACCGGCGAGCTGCGCGCCGCTATGGCGTTGACGGAGCCCGGCGGCGGATCCGACCTGCAGGCCATGCGGACCACGGCGCGCAGGGAGGGCGAGAGCTACGTCATCAACGGCGGCAAGACCTGGATCACCAACGGCCGCCGCGCCGACGTGGTGGCCCTGCTCTGCAAGACCGACCCCGACGCCGATCCGGGCCACCGCGGGGTGAGCGTCCTCCTGGTGGAGAAGGTCCCCGGGTTCACGGTGTCCCGGGACCTCGGCAAGCTCGGGTACAAGGGGGTGGAGAGCTGCGAGCTCACCTTCGACGACTGCCGGGTCCCGGCCGGCGCCCTCCTCGGCACCGAGGAGGGGCGCGGCTTCGGCCAGATGATGCACGGACTGGAGGTCGGCCGGATCCAGGTGGCCGCACGGGCGGTGGGGGTCGCCCGCGCCGCGTTCGAGGACGCGCTGCGCTACGCCCAGGAGCGGGAGTCCTTCGGGCGCCCCATATACCAGCACCAGGCCGTCGGCAACCACCTCGCCGACATGGCCACGAAGCTCACCGCGGCCCGGCAGATCGTGCTGTACGCGGCGAGCAAGTTCGACTCCGGCCAGCGCAGTGACATGGAGGCCGGAATGGCGAAACTGTTCGCCTCCGAGGCCGCAATGGAGATCACGACCAATGCCATGCGGGTACACGGCGGCTACGGGTACTCGCCCGAGTTCGACGTGGAGCGGTACTTCCGCGACGCGCCACTGATGATCATCGGCGAGGGCACCAACGAGATCCAGCGGGACATCATCACCCGCCAGCTTGTTGCCCGCGGTGGGCTCTAA
- a CDS encoding cytochrome P450, which yields MDFTALDAFQRYPYPHYARARDEPGLVFSPELDAWLVSRYADVREALARHEDLSSVGALRPDTTLPESVRAELAKGIGGGGVVLSSDGEAHRRYRQPHNRGLSASSVAALRPFIAERTTRLVDEFAGDGGAELMGALARRLPGEVIGHLLGLDPADVPAVVRGGYRATDLFFRPMGLDDQIEAAREIARTQHLMDGYVRGRHAEPRADLITGFVHALAPESGEPTREQRAEIVSSLQNLLLAGHLTTTALMGTMLSHLLGHREQWETLCARPALIPDAVEECARFDAPIQGFRRRATRPVVLGGTQVAAGDTVFVSFGAANRDPAQFADPDRLDIFRRPERHLGFGHGVHACPGARLARAQLGTVLDELTRRLPGARLRPDAPIRMLPTLIHRSPERLEVQW from the coding sequence ATGGACTTCACCGCTCTGGACGCGTTCCAGCGCTACCCCTACCCGCACTACGCGCGTGCCCGCGACGAACCGGGGCTGGTCTTCTCCCCCGAGCTGGACGCCTGGTTGGTCTCGCGGTACGCCGACGTGCGCGAGGCGCTGGCCCGGCACGAGGACCTGTCGTCGGTCGGGGCGCTGCGGCCGGACACCACCCTGCCGGAGAGCGTGCGCGCGGAGCTGGCCAAGGGGATCGGTGGCGGTGGTGTGGTCCTCTCCTCCGACGGCGAGGCGCACCGGCGCTATAGGCAACCGCACAACCGCGGGCTGTCGGCCTCTTCGGTGGCGGCGCTGCGGCCGTTCATCGCCGAACGCACGACACGCCTCGTGGACGAGTTCGCCGGGGACGGTGGCGCCGAACTGATGGGGGCGCTGGCGCGCCGGCTACCCGGCGAGGTCATCGGGCACCTCCTCGGGCTGGATCCCGCCGACGTTCCGGCGGTGGTGCGCGGCGGCTATCGCGCCACCGACCTCTTCTTCCGCCCCATGGGGCTCGACGACCAGATCGAGGCGGCGCGGGAGATCGCCAGAACGCAGCACCTGATGGACGGCTACGTCCGCGGTCGCCACGCCGAACCGCGCGCGGACCTGATCACCGGGTTCGTGCACGCGCTGGCCCCGGAATCAGGCGAACCCACCCGCGAGCAGCGCGCCGAGATCGTCTCCTCGCTGCAGAACCTGCTGCTCGCCGGGCACCTGACCACCACCGCGCTTATGGGCACGATGCTGTCGCACCTGTTGGGCCACCGCGAGCAGTGGGAGACGCTGTGCGCGCGTCCCGCGCTGATCCCCGACGCGGTGGAGGAATGCGCCCGCTTCGACGCACCCATCCAGGGGTTCCGCCGCCGCGCCACTCGCCCCGTTGTCCTGGGCGGCACACAGGTGGCGGCCGGCGACACGGTGTTCGTCTCCTTCGGCGCCGCCAATCGCGACCCCGCGCAGTTCGCGGACCCCGACCGCCTCGACATATTCCGCCGCCCCGAACGCCATCTCGGCTTCGGGCACGGCGTGCACGCCTGTCCCGGGGCGCGACTGGCCCGCGCCCAACTGGGCACGGTCCTGGACGAGCTGACGCGCCGCCTGCCCGGAGCGCGCCTGCGTCCGGATGCGCCCATCCGCATGCTGCCGACCCTGATCCACCGCTCACCCGAGCGCCTGGAGGTCCAGTGGTGA
- a CDS encoding aldo/keto reductase: MEERTLGRTGKDVSVVGFGAWQIGASWGHVDEDEGRSALRAAADSGVTFIDTADVYGDGRSERLVGELLKERPGLTVATKMGRRAAQDPANYNPDNFREWNDRSRANLGVDTVDLVQLHCPPPAVYSTDAVFDDLDAMVEEGRMRAYGVSVETCEEALAAIARPNVATVQIILNAFRHKPLERVLPEARAAGVGVIARVPLASGLLSGRYTAQTTFADNDHRTFNRSGAAFDVGETFSGLDFETGLAATERIRELLPEDMTMVRFALRWILDQPGVSTVIPGARGADQARGNASAASLAPLPPETHTAVRGIYDDLIRPQVHHRW; encoded by the coding sequence ATGGAGGAACGCACGCTCGGTAGGACTGGCAAGGACGTCAGCGTCGTGGGGTTCGGCGCCTGGCAGATCGGCGCGTCGTGGGGACACGTCGACGAGGACGAGGGGAGGTCGGCGCTGCGCGCCGCGGCGGACTCGGGGGTCACTTTCATCGACACCGCCGACGTCTACGGCGACGGTCGCAGCGAGCGCCTGGTCGGCGAGCTCCTCAAGGAGCGTCCCGGGCTGACGGTGGCGACCAAGATGGGCCGGCGCGCGGCCCAGGACCCCGCCAACTACAACCCGGACAACTTCCGGGAATGGAACGACCGCTCCCGCGCCAACCTCGGCGTGGACACGGTCGACCTGGTGCAGCTCCACTGCCCGCCCCCGGCCGTGTACTCCACCGACGCGGTCTTTGACGACCTGGACGCCATGGTCGAGGAAGGCCGGATGCGTGCCTACGGGGTGAGCGTGGAGACCTGCGAGGAGGCGCTCGCCGCGATCGCCCGCCCCAATGTGGCCACCGTCCAGATCATCCTCAACGCGTTTCGCCACAAGCCCTTGGAGCGGGTGCTGCCCGAGGCGCGCGCGGCCGGTGTCGGGGTAATCGCCCGGGTTCCGCTGGCCAGCGGCCTGCTCTCGGGGCGCTACACCGCCCAGACCACATTCGCCGACAACGACCACCGCACGTTCAACCGGTCGGGCGCCGCGTTCGACGTCGGCGAGACGTTCTCCGGTCTCGACTTCGAGACCGGTCTGGCGGCGACCGAGCGCATCCGCGAGTTGCTCCCCGAGGACATGACCATGGTGCGGTTCGCGCTGCGCTGGATCCTCGACCAGCCGGGGGTGAGCACGGTGATCCCCGGTGCGCGCGGGGCCGACCAGGCTCGCGGCAACGCCTCGGCCGCGTCGCTCGCCCCACTGCCCCCAGAGACCCACACCGCTGTCCGCGGGATCTACGACGACCTGATCCGCCCCCAGGTGCACCACCGCTGGTAG